The Candidatus Mycolicibacterium alkanivorans genome contains a region encoding:
- the dnaB gene encoding replicative DNA helicase — protein sequence MAVVDDLGQPGMACPPSEDFGRQPPQDLAAEQSVLGGMLLSKDAIADVLERLRPGDFYRPAHQNVYDAILDLYGRGEPADAVTVGAELDRRGLLRRIGGLPYLHTLISTVPTAANAGYYAGIVAEKALLRRLVEAGTRVVQYGYAGAEGADVNEIVDRAQAEIYDVTERRTSEDFLPLEQLLQPTMDEIDAIASQGGLSRGVPTGFTELDELTNGLHPGQMIVVAARPGMGKALALDTPLPTPGGWTTMGEVAVGDYLIGADGRPTRVVAATEVMLGQPCYEIEFADGTVIVADAEHQWPTAGGIRTTMTLRAGADVVTAAAARQLVGAGSPLPTAFGVAEVRPIDSVPVRCVQVDNDDHLYLASRAMIPTHNSTLGLDFLRSCSIKNRMPSIVFSLEMSKSEIVMRLLSAEAKIKLADMRSGRMSDDDWTRLARRMSEISEAPLYIDDSPNLTMMEIRAKARRLHQKAGLRLIVLDYLQLMTSGKKVESRQQEVSEFSRQIKLLAKELEVPVVAMSQLNRGPEQRTDKKPMLADLRESGSIEQDADVVILLHRPDAFESDDPRGGEADLIIAKHRAGPTRTVTVAHQLHLSRFTNMAR from the coding sequence ATGGCGGTCGTTGACGATCTCGGTCAGCCCGGGATGGCGTGCCCGCCCAGCGAGGATTTCGGTCGGCAGCCGCCGCAGGATCTTGCCGCCGAGCAGTCGGTGCTGGGCGGCATGCTGCTGAGCAAGGACGCCATCGCCGACGTCCTCGAGCGGCTGCGCCCCGGCGACTTCTACCGGCCCGCCCACCAGAACGTCTACGACGCGATCCTCGACCTCTATGGCCGTGGCGAGCCTGCCGACGCCGTCACCGTCGGTGCAGAACTCGATCGCCGTGGTCTGCTGCGCCGCATCGGCGGACTGCCCTATCTGCACACCCTGATCTCGACGGTGCCCACGGCGGCCAACGCCGGGTACTACGCCGGCATCGTCGCCGAGAAAGCGCTGCTGCGCCGGCTGGTGGAGGCCGGCACCCGGGTGGTGCAGTACGGCTACGCCGGGGCCGAGGGCGCCGACGTCAACGAGATCGTCGACCGCGCTCAGGCCGAGATCTACGACGTCACCGAGCGGCGCACGTCCGAGGACTTCCTGCCCCTCGAACAACTGCTGCAACCGACGATGGACGAGATCGACGCCATCGCCTCGCAGGGTGGTCTCTCACGCGGTGTACCGACGGGGTTCACCGAGCTTGACGAGCTGACCAACGGCTTGCACCCCGGTCAGATGATCGTGGTCGCGGCTCGTCCGGGTATGGGCAAGGCGCTTGCGCTGGACACGCCCCTGCCCACGCCGGGTGGCTGGACCACCATGGGCGAGGTCGCCGTGGGCGACTATCTGATCGGCGCCGACGGGCGTCCCACTCGCGTCGTTGCCGCCACCGAAGTCATGCTCGGCCAGCCTTGCTACGAGATTGAGTTCGCCGACGGCACGGTGATTGTGGCGGATGCTGAGCACCAATGGCCCACGGCTGGCGGTATCCGTACCACCATGACATTGCGGGCCGGTGCGGATGTGGTGACCGCGGCCGCCGCGCGGCAGCTTGTCGGCGCAGGCAGCCCGCTGCCTACCGCGTTCGGGGTGGCCGAAGTTCGCCCCATCGACAGCGTGCCGGTGCGGTGCGTCCAGGTCGACAATGACGACCACCTCTACCTCGCGAGCCGCGCGATGATTCCGACCCACAACTCAACTCTGGGCTTGGATTTCCTGCGGTCCTGCTCGATCAAGAACCGAATGCCGAGCATCGTGTTCTCGTTGGAGATGAGCAAGTCCGAGATCGTGATGCGACTGTTATCGGCCGAGGCCAAGATCAAGCTCGCCGATATGCGCTCAGGTCGGATGAGTGATGACGACTGGACCCGCCTGGCGCGGCGGATGAGCGAAATCAGCGAAGCGCCTTTGTACATCGACGATTCGCCGAACTTGACGATGATGGAGATCCGCGCGAAGGCCCGTCGGCTGCATCAGAAGGCGGGGCTGCGGCTGATCGTGCTGGACTACCTGCAGCTGATGACATCCGGGAAGAAGGTCGAGTCCCGCCAGCAGGAAGTCTCCGAATTCTCAAGGCAGATCAAGCTTTTGGCAAAGGAGCTGGAAGTTCCGGTCGTCGCCATGAGCCAGTTGAACCGTGGTCCCGAGCAACGCACCGACAAGAAGCCGATGCTGGCCGACCTCCGCGAATCGGGTTCGATCGAGCAGGACGCCGACGTGGTCATCCTGCTGCACCGGCCCGACGCCTTTGAAAGCGATGACCCGCGCGGCGGCGAGGCAGACCTGATCATCGCCAAACACCGTGCAGGACCGACGAGAACTGTCACGGTGGCGCATCAGTTGCACCTGTCGCGTTTCACCAACATGGCGCGGTAG
- a CDS encoding TnsA-like heteromeric transposase endonuclease subunit has product MAREWAAAGADELASATPWRTFRWHRGQKHYSGTYWSSTLGSHVIYESRLELARLLFADFDISVRQIVAQPFLLRASVDRKPRRHIPDYLLNTDTGPVVVDVKPARRLADPKVAFTFEWTRELVEARGWRYEVATEPNAVELENVRFLAGYRRSWLFRSELLAQVREKNLDGSPLANAFKCLPGEPINHVKSAVLHLLWRQELQIDLSERLSERTELRMSA; this is encoded by the coding sequence GTGGCACGAGAGTGGGCTGCGGCGGGGGCCGACGAACTTGCCAGCGCGACTCCGTGGCGGACGTTCAGGTGGCACCGCGGGCAGAAGCACTACTCGGGTACCTACTGGTCGAGCACCCTCGGCAGTCACGTCATCTACGAATCACGACTTGAGTTGGCGCGCTTACTCTTTGCCGATTTCGACATCAGTGTGCGGCAGATCGTTGCCCAACCGTTTCTGCTCCGAGCTTCAGTTGACCGCAAGCCACGCAGGCACATCCCGGATTACTTGCTAAACACGGACACCGGCCCCGTAGTCGTGGATGTGAAACCCGCCCGCCGTCTCGCGGATCCCAAAGTGGCTTTCACATTCGAGTGGACTCGCGAACTCGTTGAGGCACGCGGCTGGCGCTATGAAGTGGCGACCGAGCCCAACGCGGTTGAGTTGGAGAATGTCCGTTTCCTTGCGGGATACCGGCGCAGCTGGTTGTTCCGTTCAGAGTTGCTGGCACAAGTGCGGGAGAAGAATCTGGATGGCTCACCACTCGCGAATGCGTTCAAGTGTCTGCCAGGGGAGCCGATCAATCATGTCAAGTCTGCCGTGCTGCACCTTCTCTGGCGCCAAGAACTTCAGATCGATCTGAGCGAGCGACTAAGCGAGCGAACAGAATTGAGGATGTCGGCATGA
- a CDS encoding Mu transposase C-terminal domain-containing protein, with amino-acid sequence MTSAGVRIGVGTRLVHDGELVEIVEIHTGQTGMDVVLKGTSKKAVIRARLNELLMSDSTRVIPDSEGPCSDDDFEPAGLVLAQLSDVERKEMIERAAHVREVLTGFRSGSAELALPGEPRPEYQAVVPLSRRYASKGRELGAGVRSIERWVQQFQKHGEAGLASTRERRTAGPGANVDPRWTETAIEVMVEHTDQSRPSQTMVITRANARVVARFGDGAVELPSRATAFRVLAELESRYPTFRLSTKRNRDIAERPDGVYGKLRPTRPGEYLLMDTTRLDVFAMDPITLRWMQAELTIGMDWYTRCVTGISLTPVSTKSVDAASVLYQAYRPRPAGKDWPAQAVWPEHGVPRSVLIDVDAIDGSLVGAAGPAIVPETIVIDHGKIFVSDHLTSVCQRMGISIQPARLRTGRDKGPVERFFRTIREDLLQVLPGYKGPDVHSRGLDPESEAFFYIDELEAIIREWVAVVYHRRPHDSLIDPHVPGLRMSPAQMFEHGVARAGYIEAPRDPDLAYEFLKTEFRKIQHYGVDFGSRRYNGPALNSYRNMTSPYKGKVKGRWPIHYDPDDVTRVYFRDPETRNWHTLMWEHTPAMEMPLSEDALQFARKLAASKYTYPDDRLAVANLLERWNLGLGSTLAERRMALRLSRGATLIDETETQDEVVTLPSVARVLATADPPAAEDPDRTIDELDPDFGDDDAEDELDDYANDFYAEALDDA; translated from the coding sequence ATGACTTCAGCTGGGGTACGAATCGGCGTGGGCACCAGGCTCGTGCACGATGGTGAGTTGGTGGAGATCGTTGAGATCCACACGGGCCAGACAGGTATGGACGTCGTATTGAAAGGGACGTCGAAGAAGGCGGTCATCCGAGCCCGCCTCAACGAACTTCTCATGTCAGACAGCACACGAGTGATCCCGGATTCGGAGGGACCGTGCAGCGATGACGACTTCGAGCCTGCCGGGCTTGTGCTCGCACAGCTCAGCGACGTCGAGCGCAAAGAAATGATCGAGCGAGCGGCGCACGTCCGCGAAGTGCTCACCGGATTCCGTTCGGGTAGTGCGGAGTTGGCGCTTCCCGGGGAGCCCCGACCGGAGTATCAAGCAGTTGTGCCCCTGTCGAGACGTTACGCAAGCAAGGGGCGCGAGCTCGGTGCCGGTGTGCGATCCATCGAACGTTGGGTTCAGCAGTTCCAGAAGCACGGTGAAGCGGGTCTGGCGTCGACGCGGGAGAGGAGGACCGCAGGCCCGGGTGCGAATGTCGACCCGCGGTGGACCGAGACCGCCATTGAAGTGATGGTGGAGCACACAGACCAGTCGCGCCCGTCGCAGACAATGGTGATCACGCGCGCCAACGCCAGAGTCGTCGCGCGGTTCGGCGACGGTGCCGTGGAATTACCGTCCCGTGCAACGGCATTCCGCGTCCTTGCCGAGCTGGAGAGCCGGTACCCGACCTTTCGGTTGAGCACCAAACGGAACCGCGACATCGCCGAGCGGCCGGACGGAGTGTACGGAAAGCTGCGCCCGACCCGGCCTGGTGAGTACCTATTGATGGACACCACGCGGCTGGATGTTTTTGCGATGGATCCGATCACCTTGCGGTGGATGCAGGCCGAACTGACGATCGGAATGGACTGGTACACCCGGTGCGTCACAGGAATCAGTTTGACGCCGGTGTCCACGAAGTCGGTCGACGCTGCGTCCGTGTTGTATCAGGCTTATCGGCCCCGACCAGCGGGTAAGGATTGGCCAGCCCAAGCGGTATGGCCCGAGCACGGTGTCCCAAGGTCGGTCCTGATCGATGTCGATGCGATTGATGGGTCCCTGGTCGGCGCGGCTGGGCCGGCGATCGTGCCGGAAACCATCGTTATTGATCACGGCAAGATTTTTGTATCAGACCATCTGACGAGTGTGTGTCAGCGGATGGGGATTTCGATCCAGCCTGCGCGATTGCGGACGGGTCGAGATAAGGGGCCGGTGGAGCGGTTCTTCCGCACTATCCGCGAGGACCTGCTGCAAGTCTTGCCGGGATACAAGGGCCCTGATGTGCACTCCCGCGGCCTGGATCCGGAGTCGGAGGCCTTCTTCTACATTGACGAGTTGGAGGCGATTATCCGCGAGTGGGTGGCCGTGGTGTATCACCGCCGACCGCACGACAGTCTGATCGACCCGCATGTGCCGGGATTGCGAATGTCCCCGGCACAGATGTTTGAGCACGGTGTCGCTCGCGCCGGCTACATCGAGGCTCCGCGTGATCCCGATTTGGCCTACGAGTTCCTGAAGACAGAGTTCCGGAAGATCCAGCACTACGGCGTGGACTTCGGTTCCCGCCGCTACAACGGTCCGGCACTGAACTCGTATCGCAACATGACCAGCCCATACAAGGGGAAAGTCAAGGGCCGCTGGCCCATTCATTACGATCCCGACGACGTCACCCGCGTCTACTTCCGCGACCCAGAGACACGCAACTGGCACACCCTGATGTGGGAGCACACACCGGCTATGGAGATGCCGCTCAGCGAGGACGCTCTGCAATTCGCGCGCAAGCTCGCAGCCTCGAAGTACACCTACCCCGACGATCGGCTCGCGGTGGCGAATCTGTTGGAGCGGTGGAACCTCGGGTTGGGGTCCACGCTGGCGGAACGCCGCATGGCGTTGCGGCTCTCCCGCGGCGCCACCCTGATCGACGAGACCGAGACACAGGACGAGGTCGTTACCCTGCCGTCGGTCGCTCGTGTGCTGGCGACAGCAGATCCCCCCGCTGCCGAGGACCCGGACAGGACGATCGACGAACTCGACCCCGACTTCGGCGATGACGATGCTGAGGATGAACTCGACGACTACGCCAACGACTTTTACGCCGAGGCGCTGGACGACGCGTGA
- a CDS encoding AAA family ATPase — translation MAKKNLAQEVTESRLDNLTLARKEGWQRFVNTAARIPPEPLTRKELEELSEEAYDDYNRQRREWHANLGPIKTPQLAALHEDLWDIVDSNAQDGDKAKGAVAIDAFPGLGKTTSVLDFAKKFHRREIKEQGTETSAGDERWPVCRVGLTGNTGMVEFNRAMLSFFAHPGMSRGNAAHFAHRALDCVLTCETKLLIVDDLHFLRWRNTVGVEISNHFKYIANEFPVTLIFVGVGLAARGLFSEGHSYEDAVIAQTGRRTTKLDMRPFVIDTDEDRRAWRQLLLALEKRIVLVDKHPGMLADDLSDYLFARSTGHIGSLMTLINRGCQRAVRTGAEVLSRELMDLVKNDEASEKARQDLELAFDARRLTTRIGKAG, via the coding sequence ATGGCCAAGAAGAATTTGGCACAGGAAGTGACCGAGTCCCGGTTGGACAATCTCACGTTGGCCCGCAAGGAGGGTTGGCAGCGATTTGTGAACACCGCTGCCCGGATCCCGCCGGAGCCATTGACCCGTAAGGAACTTGAGGAGCTCAGCGAAGAAGCCTACGACGACTACAACCGGCAGCGCCGCGAGTGGCACGCCAATCTCGGTCCGATCAAGACACCGCAGCTGGCAGCCCTGCATGAGGACTTGTGGGACATCGTCGACAGCAACGCCCAGGACGGCGATAAGGCCAAAGGCGCGGTGGCGATCGACGCGTTTCCCGGACTCGGGAAGACCACATCGGTGCTGGACTTCGCCAAGAAGTTCCACCGCCGCGAAATCAAAGAACAGGGAACCGAAACCAGCGCGGGCGACGAGCGGTGGCCGGTATGCCGGGTCGGGTTGACCGGTAACACCGGCATGGTCGAATTCAACCGGGCGATGTTGTCGTTCTTTGCCCATCCGGGGATGTCGCGCGGCAACGCCGCCCACTTCGCCCACCGAGCACTGGACTGTGTACTGACGTGTGAGACCAAGCTGCTGATCGTGGACGATCTGCATTTTCTGCGCTGGCGCAACACCGTCGGAGTGGAGATCAGCAACCATTTCAAGTACATCGCCAACGAGTTTCCTGTCACCCTGATCTTCGTCGGCGTTGGATTGGCGGCGCGGGGACTGTTCTCCGAAGGGCATTCCTACGAGGACGCGGTGATCGCTCAAACCGGCAGACGCACCACCAAACTCGACATGCGCCCCTTCGTGATCGACACAGATGAAGACAGGCGCGCATGGCGCCAACTGCTCCTCGCGTTGGAGAAGCGGATCGTGCTGGTCGACAAGCATCCCGGAATGTTGGCCGACGACCTCTCTGACTATCTGTTCGCCCGCAGCACCGGGCATATCGGTTCGCTCATGACCCTGATCAATCGCGGCTGCCAGCGAGCTGTGCGCACCGGTGCGGAAGTCCTATCCCGTGAGCTGATGGATCTTGTTAAGAATGACGAGGCATCGGAAAAGGCCCGCCAGGACCTGGAGCTGGCCTTCGATGCGCGACGGCTGACGACAAGGATCGGTAAGGCCGGGTGA
- a CDS encoding TniQ family protein — MNTVRTLPIRVVPVDGEAIESWLEAIAHRTHTAFGDLLTAVGLSPYNGMGTTAWIVCLNPDEVATISTATGIKPDVLETMTLQHYSGRAVRIKPDARMLSRAFPWGRGRGSRFCPACLETTGGRWQLRWRLGWTFACTIHNCLLADACPHCGAVQRRRTHIGDIIPQPGRCSHPAPDATGRSPTRCGADLTTAAVAVFDSDHPVIHAQRVVNTVLDRDTVTFGVYQTVPQPGLNVLADIRAVAGRALAYATPQDLETVIPQDLLGVYRATAEPSDSRSGPARTDTKPGGTGTGRDCRGRSGSRCERLGSPRRGVRRGYAALAGDLLTGARIGRPRNEHRVG; from the coding sequence GTGAACACCGTGCGCACCCTGCCGATCCGCGTTGTCCCGGTCGACGGCGAGGCGATCGAGTCGTGGCTGGAAGCGATCGCCCATCGCACCCATACCGCGTTCGGCGACCTGCTGACCGCCGTAGGCCTGAGTCCGTACAACGGGATGGGTACCACCGCGTGGATCGTGTGCCTGAATCCCGACGAGGTGGCGACGATCAGCACCGCGACTGGAATCAAGCCTGATGTGCTGGAAACGATGACACTGCAGCACTATTCGGGACGGGCGGTGCGCATCAAGCCCGACGCGCGGATGCTCAGCCGGGCATTTCCGTGGGGGCGTGGACGGGGATCGCGGTTCTGCCCAGCATGTTTGGAAACCACCGGCGGGCGCTGGCAATTGAGGTGGCGCTTGGGCTGGACATTCGCCTGCACCATCCATAACTGCTTGCTCGCCGACGCCTGTCCACACTGCGGCGCGGTCCAGCGCCGCCGCACACACATCGGTGACATCATTCCCCAACCCGGCCGCTGCTCCCACCCCGCCCCTGACGCGACGGGGCGCAGCCCAACAAGGTGCGGCGCCGACCTCACCACCGCGGCCGTCGCCGTATTCGATTCGGATCACCCCGTGATACACGCGCAGCGCGTCGTGAACACCGTCCTCGACCGCGACACCGTGACGTTCGGGGTGTACCAGACCGTGCCGCAGCCAGGGCTCAACGTCCTTGCCGATATCCGGGCCGTCGCCGGCCGCGCCCTGGCCTACGCCACGCCGCAAGACCTGGAAACCGTTATACCGCAAGATCTCCTCGGTGTTTACCGGGCCACTGCCGAGCCCTCGGATTCGCGGTCCGGGCCCGCCCGAACCGATACGAAGCCTGGCGGCACCGGCACGGGCCGCGACTGCCGCGGTCGGAGTGGTAGCCGCTGTGAACGCCTTGGATCGCCCCGACGTGGCGTCCGCCGGGGATACGCTGCGCTGGCTGGTGACCTCCTCACGGGAGCGCGGATCGGCCGTCCACGCAACGAACATCGCGTGGGGTAA
- a CDS encoding TniQ family protein, whose amino-acid sequence MDPLAGEALDSWLAAIADRTQTAWSDMLAALRPTASDATTGHSLQRNWVVYLRPDEAANIAAATGVDPAVIGAMTLARYEGTALMIDKARRCVTRAFPWARARHARYCPCCLADTTGRWQLQWRLGWAFACTVHRCLLVDTCPDCGQTQKLNPHVGEDIPQLARCATRAPHGSGGPSARCDGDLTTAEVTSLAGDHPALLAQQTLLDIISADRASFGVYAAQPTVSRGALADIRAVASRVLAYASQEDIAERLPDDLATAYEQVRSSPLGSGQSPNPANKPGMAAPTRAATAAVGVTIALSILGAPDIEAAGAALRWIVHRGRRNGVAVNTTTAPEWGRGVSTTLTAVQLNALAPFMKPSDQLRYRTATAIPSNPPQGDSNAERLAHQLPSMFWPAWSLRFTVPPCSPLQMRPALSAAMMLVGTKLNLTAAAHRTGSAVTAAGVSRSLHFLSNDPRWADSLIALARLGDYLRNRAVID is encoded by the coding sequence GTGGATCCGCTCGCCGGGGAGGCCCTGGACTCGTGGCTGGCAGCGATCGCCGACCGGACTCAGACCGCGTGGAGCGACATGCTCGCCGCCCTGCGACCAACCGCGTCTGACGCCACCACCGGCCATTCGCTACAGCGCAATTGGGTCGTCTATCTCCGTCCAGACGAGGCGGCGAACATTGCTGCAGCCACTGGTGTCGATCCAGCGGTGATCGGCGCAATGACGTTGGCCCGCTACGAGGGCACCGCGTTGATGATCGACAAGGCGCGGCGATGTGTCACCCGCGCCTTTCCTTGGGCACGCGCACGCCACGCTCGCTACTGCCCCTGCTGTTTGGCTGACACCACCGGGCGATGGCAGCTGCAGTGGCGCCTGGGCTGGGCGTTCGCCTGCACCGTTCACCGGTGCCTGCTCGTCGATACCTGCCCGGACTGTGGGCAGACCCAGAAGTTGAACCCACACGTCGGGGAGGACATCCCACAGCTCGCCCGTTGCGCGACGCGCGCTCCGCACGGGTCTGGAGGGCCCTCAGCGCGGTGCGACGGCGACCTCACGACCGCTGAGGTCACCTCGCTGGCGGGTGACCATCCGGCGTTGCTCGCACAGCAGACCCTGCTCGATATCATTTCCGCGGACCGAGCATCCTTCGGTGTCTACGCAGCGCAGCCCACCGTTTCCCGTGGCGCACTGGCTGATATCCGCGCTGTCGCCTCTCGCGTCCTTGCCTACGCCAGTCAGGAAGACATCGCCGAACGCCTCCCCGATGACCTGGCCACCGCATACGAGCAGGTCCGGTCGTCGCCCCTCGGGTCAGGACAATCGCCGAATCCGGCGAACAAGCCCGGGATGGCGGCACCCACCCGTGCGGCCACTGCCGCTGTCGGTGTCACGATCGCACTGTCGATCCTGGGCGCACCAGACATCGAGGCGGCAGGCGCGGCGCTGCGGTGGATCGTTCACCGCGGCCGCCGCAACGGAGTGGCCGTCAACACCACCACTGCCCCCGAATGGGGCCGCGGCGTCAGCACTACCTTGACAGCCGTACAACTGAACGCATTGGCGCCGTTCATGAAACCCAGTGACCAGCTGCGCTACCGCACCGCCACCGCGATCCCAAGCAATCCACCCCAAGGTGACAGCAACGCGGAGCGGCTGGCCCACCAGCTTCCCAGCATGTTCTGGCCGGCCTGGTCGCTCAGATTCACCGTCCCGCCATGCAGTCCATTGCAGATGCGGCCAGCCCTGTCCGCCGCGATGATGCTCGTGGGAACAAAGCTGAACTTGACCGCCGCGGCGCACCGGACAGGATCGGCGGTAACCGCCGCCGGAGTGTCACGCAGCCTGCACTTCCTCAGCAACGATCCCCGCTGGGCCGACAGCCTCATCGCGCTCGCGCGACTCGGCGACTACCTAAGGAATCGCGCAGTAATTGATTAG
- a CDS encoding transposase has translation MTISIDQSANAPQAARVGGEFFAVPAVGPQTRYEALRAYLLDGEPAAAVAERFGYTTAGLHSAVADFRAGAKNFFLDARPGPKTAPGKDAARTRIIALRAQGYSIDEIAAELAAEGIGLNRTGISEVINEAGLPRIWRRPDAARGGPRRQDLPRARALAADDYAQLPTDAPTRMAGLLLVLPDLLAVDLPALVTAAGYPGTRDIPAINYLLALLAVKLTGTRRVSHVHDLAADPGAALFTGLTALPKTTALTTYSYRLQHAKQKKFLTALDKASVAAGLATGEVLNLDFHAVMHWGEDAALEKHYVPSRSQRTRSVLTFFAEDADSHALLYANADLVKATQNNEVLDFAEHWKTVTGTHPALLVMDSKVTTQTQLGELTQRGIGFITLRARTPKLTAHLHALPTSAWTKLTVARAGGRTRRVQMIEDPAARLSTYPGTLRQLAVAGLGHDEPTILITNQHSMPAKQVIETYSRRMNIEQRLAEAIRSFHLDSLTGAVPLNIDLDVVLTVLAHTLCAALRRRIPGYATATPDTLQRRFLSTGGHILNHGNQIVVRLDRRTYSPVLRQANLPTTSVPWLGGRTVRYEFA, from the coding sequence TTGACTATCAGTATCGACCAGTCAGCGAATGCCCCGCAAGCAGCCCGGGTGGGTGGCGAGTTCTTCGCCGTCCCCGCCGTGGGCCCGCAGACCCGCTACGAGGCATTGCGGGCCTATCTGCTCGACGGTGAACCCGCCGCGGCCGTAGCCGAGCGGTTCGGCTACACCACCGCCGGGCTGCACTCGGCGGTGGCCGACTTCCGCGCCGGGGCGAAGAACTTCTTCCTCGATGCCCGTCCCGGCCCCAAGACCGCACCCGGCAAAGACGCCGCCCGGACCCGGATCATCGCCCTGCGCGCGCAGGGGTACTCCATCGATGAGATCGCCGCCGAGCTGGCCGCCGAGGGCATCGGGTTGAACCGCACCGGGATCAGCGAGGTCATCAACGAGGCCGGCCTACCCCGGATCTGGCGCCGGCCCGACGCCGCCCGCGGCGGCCCCCGGCGCCAAGACCTGCCCCGGGCCCGCGCACTGGCCGCCGACGACTACGCCCAGCTGCCCACCGACGCGCCCACCCGGATGGCCGGGCTGCTGCTCGTGCTGCCCGACCTGCTCGCCGTGGACCTGCCCGCACTGGTCACCGCCGCCGGCTACCCCGGCACCCGCGACATCCCCGCGATCAACTACCTGCTCGCTCTGCTGGCGGTCAAGCTCACCGGCACCCGCCGTGTCTCCCACGTGCACGATCTGGCCGCCGACCCCGGCGCCGCGCTGTTCACCGGGCTCACCGCCCTGCCCAAGACGACCGCGCTGACCACGTACTCCTACCGCCTGCAACACGCCAAGCAGAAGAAGTTCCTGACCGCGTTGGACAAGGCTTCCGTCGCCGCGGGCCTGGCCACCGGCGAGGTGCTGAACCTGGACTTCCATGCCGTCATGCACTGGGGTGAGGACGCCGCGCTGGAAAAACACTACGTGCCCTCACGCTCGCAACGCACCCGCAGCGTGTTGACCTTCTTCGCCGAAGACGCCGACTCCCACGCCCTGCTCTACGCCAACGCCGACCTCGTCAAAGCCACCCAGAACAACGAGGTCCTCGACTTCGCCGAGCACTGGAAAACCGTCACCGGCACCCACCCCGCCCTGCTCGTCATGGACTCCAAGGTCACCACCCAAACCCAGCTCGGCGAACTGACCCAGCGCGGCATCGGCTTCATCACCCTGCGCGCCCGCACCCCCAAACTCACCGCCCACCTGCACGCGCTACCCACCAGCGCCTGGACGAAGCTGACCGTGGCCCGCGCCGGCGGCCGAACCCGCCGCGTCCAGATGATCGAAGACCCCGCCGCGCGACTATCGACCTACCCCGGCACGCTGCGTCAACTCGCCGTCGCCGGCCTGGGCCACGACGAGCCCACCATCCTGATCACCAACCAGCACTCGATGCCCGCCAAACAGGTCATCGAGACCTACTCCCGCAGAATGAACATCGAGCAACGCCTCGCCGAAGCGATCCGCTCCTTCCACCTGGACTCCCTCACCGGAGCCGTCCCCCTCAACATCGACCTCGACGTCGTGCTCACCGTCCTTGCCCACACCCTTTGCGCCGCCCTGCGCCGCCGCATCCCCGGCTACGCAACCGCCACCCCCGACACCCTGCAACGCCGGTTCCTGTCCACCGGCGGGCACATCCTCAACCACGGCAACCAGATCGTGGTCCGCCTCGACCGGCGCACCTACTCACCCGTACTGCGCCAAGCCAACCTGCCCACCACCTCCGTCCCCTGGCTCGGCGGCCGCACCGTGCGCTACGAGTTCGCATGA
- a CDS encoding LysR family transcriptional regulator — protein MRLQRFAAAADHNSLRTAARVLGTHSGRLCKQIDRLERDLGGQLLVRTPTRYQRMQLTPLGTEVRAAVRNALEMEIGCVYTDPAATAASHG, from the coding sequence GTGCGTTTGCAGCGCTTCGCCGCTGCGGCCGACCACAACTCGCTCAGAACAGCTGCGCGTGTCCTCGGGACTCACTCGGGGCGCCTGTGCAAACAGATCGATCGACTCGAACGCGACCTCGGTGGCCAGCTCCTGGTCCGAACGCCAACCCGTTACCAGCGGATGCAACTGACGCCGCTGGGAACCGAAGTGAGAGCGGCGGTCCGAAACGCACTGGAAATGGAGATCGGTTGCGTCTACACGGATCCCGCAGCCACCGCCGCCAGTCATGGCTGA
- a CDS encoding winged helix-turn-helix transcriptional regulator, giving the protein MRSARGLQVVDRGHDPSVAPMLAAMELLGQRWILRVIWELQSGGPLGFLELRRRMGNCSSSMLSERLQQLAAAEVVTKNATGAWELTAIGAQLAGALCTVWDWSKCWRSRPPQAKREHPARGTAD; this is encoded by the coding sequence ATGAGAAGCGCAAGAGGCCTCCAGGTCGTCGATCGCGGCCACGATCCATCGGTCGCACCGATGCTGGCCGCGATGGAGCTACTCGGGCAGCGGTGGATTCTGCGGGTGATCTGGGAACTTCAGAGTGGTGGCCCCCTGGGTTTCCTGGAGCTGCGGCGACGTATGGGAAATTGCTCATCGAGCATGCTCTCCGAACGCCTTCAGCAACTGGCGGCAGCAGAGGTCGTGACCAAAAACGCTACTGGCGCCTGGGAATTGACGGCGATTGGCGCACAGCTAGCCGGTGCGCTTTGCACGGTATGGGACTGGTCCAAATGCTGGCGTTCACGACCGCCGCAAGCCAAGCGAGAACACCCAGCCCGCGGTACTGCCGACTGA